A section of the Triticum dicoccoides isolate Atlit2015 ecotype Zavitan chromosome 7A, WEW_v2.0, whole genome shotgun sequence genome encodes:
- the LOC119327614 gene encoding lactoylglutathione lyase-like — translation MATGSEAGKSAEAVLEWPKQDKKRMLHAVYRVGDLDRTIKCYTECFGMKLLRKRDVPEEKYTNAFLGYGPEDTNFALELTYNYGVDKYDIGAGFGHFAIANEDVYKLSETIKSSDCCKITREPGPVKGGSTVIAFAQDPDGYMFELIQRGPTPEPLCQVMLRVGDLDRAIMFYEKALGMKLLRKKDVPQYKYTIAMMGYAEEDKTTVLELTYNYGVTEYNKGNAYAQVAIGTDDVYKSAEAVELVTKELGGKILRQPGPLPGLNTKITSFLDPDGWKVVLVDHADFLKELH, via the exons ATGGCTACCGGTAGCGAAGCTGGAAAGTCTGCTGAGGCAGTGTTGGAATGGCCTAAGCAGGACAAAAAGAGGATGCTGCATGCTGTTTACCGTGTGGGAGATCTCGACCGCACAATTAA GTGTTACACAGAATGCTTTGGGATGAAGCTGCTGAGGAAAAGAGATGTCCCAGAAGAGAAGTACACCAATGCGTTTCTTGGATATGGACCTGAGGATACTAATTTTGCACTTGAGCTGACTTACA ATTATGGTGTTGACAAGTATGACATTGGAGCGGGCTTTGGACATTTTGCCATCGCAAATGAGGAT GTGTACAAGCTGTCTGAGACAATTAAATCATCTGATTGTTGTAAGATCACTCGTGAACCTGGTCCTGTCAAGGGAGGGTCCACTGTGATTGCCTTTGCACAAGACCCAGATGGTTACATGTTTGAGCTTATCCAGAGGGGTCCGACGCCTGAGCCTCTCTGTCAAGTTATGCTTCGTGTTGGTGACCTTGATCGGGCTATCATGTTCTACGAGAAG GCCCTTGGGATGAAGCTTCTGAGGAAGAAGGATGTGCCTCAGTATAAg TACACTATTGCCATGATGGGCTATGCTGAGGAGGACAAGACCACTGTTCTGGAGTTGACATACAACTATGGTGTCACGGAATATAACAAGGGCAATGCATATGCTCAG GTTGCTATTGGCACTGACGATGTGTACAAGAGCGCCGAAGCAGTTGAGCTGGTTACCAAAGAACTAGGTGGGAAGATTCTAAGGCAGCCAGGGCCACTGCCAGGGCTGAACACCAAAATCACCTCTTTCCTTGACCCAGATGGCTGGAAAGTG GTTCTGGTGGATCATGCGGACTTCCTCAAGGAACTCCACTGA
- the LOC119332646 gene encoding uncharacterized protein LOC119332646: MPSRDAQFSKGKRKENTERAPRCCSGESMEAATASSVVGSRAEFGSRLGLARPWLRPSGGRGGPHTPLPFRHLPWPTSRLVRSRAVRARSVVAAANPHQQQAGVGGGEAMEPERGSPHEVREEIARCYELVRRLGRGAVYLGSSRVPAAHPHYRQTAQLAAEIAKLLDCTTWTGAGPGLMDAATQGALEAGKPVGGFRIGKEAGEWTASNFHPYLPSETYLTCRFFSARKHGLVDAVVRNSSADKTAIVALPGGIGTLDELFEIMALIQLERIGSALPVPLLLMNYDSYYSKLLEFLNDCEDWGTVAPGEVASLWKICSGNHEALEYLAQFYDVPTGERNYGISSPPSKVDRVPFYTVRR; this comes from the exons ATGCCTAGCAGAGACGCGCAGTTTtctaaaggaaaaagaaaagaaaacacagaACGCGCACCGCGCTGCTGTTCTGGGGAATCCATGGAAGCGGCAACGGCGAGCTCGGTGGTAGGATCGAGGGCCGAGTTCGGGTCCCGCCTAGGGCTCGCGAGGCCTTGGCTCAGACCCAGCGGCGGCCGCGGCGGTCCTCACACCCCTCTCCCGTTTCGCCATCTGCCATGGCCGACCTCGCGCCTCGTCCGCAGCAGAGCAGTCCGGGCGCGGAGCGTCGTCGCCGCCGCAAATCCTCACCAGCAGCAGGCCGGAGTGGGAGGAGGAGAGGCGATGGAGCCCGAGAGGGGCAGCCCCCACGAG GTGAGGGAGGAGATTGCGAGGTGCTACGAGCTCGTCCGCCGCCTCGGCCGGGGCGCCGTCTACCTCGGCTCCTCCAGGGTGCCGGCCGCGCACCCCCACTACCGCCAGACCGCCCAGCTCGCGGCGGAGATAGCCAAGCTGCTGGACTGCACCACATGGACGGGCGCCGGCCCCGGCCTCATGGATGCTGCCACCCAGGGCGCCCTCGAGGCGGGCAAGCCGGTCGGCGGCTTCAGGATCGGCAAGGAGGCCGGTGAATGGACAGCCTCGAACTTCCACCCTTACCTGCCCTCGGAGACCTACCTCACCTGCAGGTTCTTCTCGGCAAGGAAGCATGGCTTAGTGGACGCTGTAGTGCGCAACAGCTCCGCGGACAAAACCGCCATCGTCGCATTGCCCGGCGGCATTGGGACGCTGGATGAGCTTTTTGAGATCATGGCGCTGATTCAGCTGGAGAGGATCGGATCGGCTCTACCGGTCCCGTTATTGCTGATGAATTATGACTCTTACTACTCCAAACTGCTGGAGTTTCTGAATGACTGCGAGGACTGGGGCACAGTTGCTCCTGGGGAAGTGGCATCGCTGTGGAAGATTTGCAGTGGGAACCACGAAGCCTTGGAGTACTTGGCACAGTTCTACGATGTGCCTACGGGGGAAAGGAATTATGGCATATCATCACCGCCGTCGAAGGTAGACAGGGTTCCTTTCTACACCGTCAGGAGATGA